One genomic region from Streptomyces sp. NBC_00582 encodes:
- a CDS encoding pectate lyase: MTSSARPRTFVRALTGILATLGLSIGMITTLGTSPAAAATWPTATGSRAVSSTIPVSGTKDYGMIRLYGTGDLGSGNQDEDQGPILELADGAVLKNVIIGAPAADGVHCKGSCTLQNVWWEDVGEDAATFKGTSSSSVYTVYGGGAKAASDKVFQFNGAGKLVVSKFAVQNFGTFVRSCGNCKTQYKRTIILNTIEVTYPGGRIAGINTNYGDSVALRAITVVGDSSKKIIPCQKYIGNNTGAEPTTNGTSADGTYCNYTAADLTYK; the protein is encoded by the coding sequence ATGACTTCTTCGGCACGTCCGCGCACCTTCGTGCGCGCGCTGACCGGCATACTGGCCACCCTCGGTCTATCGATTGGCATGATCACGACATTGGGCACCTCGCCCGCGGCCGCCGCCACCTGGCCCACCGCCACCGGCAGCCGGGCCGTCTCCTCGACCATCCCCGTGTCCGGGACGAAGGACTACGGGATGATCCGCCTCTACGGCACCGGCGACCTGGGCAGCGGCAACCAGGACGAGGACCAGGGGCCGATCCTGGAACTGGCCGACGGGGCCGTCCTGAAGAACGTCATCATCGGCGCCCCGGCCGCGGACGGCGTCCACTGCAAGGGCAGTTGCACGCTGCAGAACGTGTGGTGGGAGGACGTCGGCGAGGACGCCGCCACCTTCAAGGGCACCTCCTCGTCGAGCGTCTACACCGTCTACGGCGGGGGCGCGAAGGCCGCCAGCGACAAGGTGTTCCAGTTCAACGGCGCGGGCAAGCTGGTCGTCTCCAAGTTCGCCGTGCAGAACTTCGGCACCTTCGTGCGGTCCTGCGGCAACTGCAAGACGCAGTACAAGCGGACGATCATCCTCAACACCATCGAGGTGACCTACCCGGGCGGCCGGATCGCCGGCATCAACACCAACTACGGCGACAGCGTGGCCCTGCGCGCCATCACCGTCGTCGGCGACAGCAGCAAGAAGATCATCCCCTGCCAGAAGTACATAGGGAACAACACGGGCGCCGAGCCGACCACCAACGGCACCAGTGCCGACGGCACGTACTGCAACTACACGGCGGCCGACCTCACCTACAAGTAG
- a CDS encoding extracellular catalytic domain type 1 short-chain-length polyhydroxyalkanoate depolymerase yields MSDFLARALRSLGGALALLLAAALLTAPTASARPQSAAPVPAATLTEVTDFGTNPSGLRMYVYVPANVTAHPAVLVAVHWCTGSGPDMYNGTEYDTLADRYGYVVVYPSVTRSSKCFDVSSPQALKRGGGSDPVGIKSMVDWVAANYSADTSRVYATGISSGAMMTNVLLGDYPDVFAAGAAFSGVPFGCFATADGSEWNSACSGGTVIHTAQEWGDIARAAYPGYTGTRPRMQLWHGTEDDVLRYPNFGEEIKQWTNVKGLGQTPAATDSPQSGWTRTRYGATGDQAPVEAISLQGTGHNLYAYGMAARVLTFFGLDSGGPAPQPQPGGCRVTVTTNAWNTGLTASVTVTNTGTTTVDGWQLAFTLPSGQTITNGWGATYSPASAAVTATNASYNATLAPNASVTIGYQANHTGNSAAPGAYTLNGAACTVG; encoded by the coding sequence GTGTCCGATTTCTTAGCGAGAGCGCTGCGTTCACTGGGGGGAGCCCTCGCGCTCCTGCTCGCCGCCGCCCTCCTCACCGCCCCCACCGCCTCGGCCCGCCCGCAGTCCGCGGCGCCCGTCCCGGCCGCCACCCTCACCGAGGTCACCGACTTCGGCACCAACCCCAGCGGTCTGCGGATGTACGTGTACGTGCCGGCGAACGTCACCGCGCACCCGGCCGTCCTCGTCGCCGTGCACTGGTGCACCGGCTCCGGACCGGACATGTACAACGGCACCGAGTACGACACGCTGGCCGACCGGTACGGGTACGTCGTCGTCTACCCGTCGGTCACCCGCAGCAGCAAGTGCTTCGACGTCTCCTCGCCCCAGGCGCTCAAGCGCGGCGGCGGCAGCGATCCCGTCGGCATCAAGTCCATGGTCGACTGGGTGGCCGCGAACTACTCGGCCGACACCAGCCGCGTCTACGCCACCGGCATCTCCTCCGGCGCGATGATGACCAACGTCCTGCTCGGCGACTACCCGGACGTCTTCGCGGCGGGCGCCGCCTTCTCCGGCGTTCCCTTCGGCTGCTTCGCCACCGCCGACGGCTCGGAGTGGAACAGCGCCTGCTCCGGCGGCACCGTGATCCACACCGCGCAGGAATGGGGTGACATCGCCCGCGCCGCCTACCCCGGTTACACCGGTACCAGGCCCCGGATGCAGCTCTGGCACGGCACCGAGGACGACGTCCTGCGCTACCCCAACTTCGGGGAGGAGATCAAGCAGTGGACGAACGTCAAGGGCCTCGGTCAGACGCCGGCCGCCACGGACTCACCCCAGTCCGGCTGGACCCGCACCCGCTACGGCGCCACCGGTGACCAGGCCCCGGTGGAGGCGATCAGCCTCCAGGGCACCGGCCACAACCTGTACGCGTACGGGATGGCGGCCCGCGTGCTCACGTTCTTCGGTCTCGACAGCGGTGGCCCCGCGCCCCAGCCGCAGCCCGGCGGCTGCAGGGTGACCGTCACGACCAACGCCTGGAACACCGGGCTGACCGCCTCGGTGACCGTCACCAACACCGGCACCACCACCGTCGACGGCTGGCAGCTCGCTTTCACGCTGCCCTCCGGCCAGACCATCACCAACGGCTGGGGCGCGACGTACAGCCCGGCCTCCGCAGCGGTGACGGCGACGAACGCGTCGTACAACGCGACCCTCGCACCGAACGCGAGCGTCACCATCGGCTACCAGGCGAACCACACCGGCAACAGCGCGGCACCGGGCGCCTACACCCTCAACGGAGCGGCCTGCACAGTGGGTTGA
- a CDS encoding DNA alkylation response protein encodes MTSTPAQTPPYATHDVTNQAPPLSPYDASDDTALLEGLRREGAGWAEPDVRRLGLLAGGAEAQEWSDLANRHEPVLRAHDRYGHRVDEVEFHPSWHELMRVAVAEGQAGAPWADDRPGAHVARSAGGLVWGHTDAGHGCPTSMTYAAVPALRRQPELAKVYEPLLTSREYDPGLRVPTQKRGLLAGMGMTEKQGGSDVRTNTTAASPTAEPGVYTLRGHKWFTSAPMCDLFLVLAQAPGGLSCFLVPRVLPDGTRNTFRIQRLKDKLGNRSNASSEPEFDGTVAWLVGPEGQGVKTIIEMVNCTRLDCVMMSAALMRKTLVEAGHHVRHRSAFGARLLDQPLMRNVLADLALESEAATTLTLRLAGAADRAVRGDAGEQAFRRIATAVGKYWVTKRGPAFTAEALECLGGNGYVEDSGMPRHYREAPLLSIWEGSGNVNALDVLRALTREPGTADALFGELALARGADARLDAAVARLRSELGAATASGARRLVERMALVLQGSLLVRHAPSAVADAFCATRLGGDWGYAFGTLPDGADIGGILERSLPAGN; translated from the coding sequence ATGACCTCGACACCCGCGCAGACCCCGCCGTACGCCACGCACGACGTGACCAACCAGGCACCGCCGCTGTCCCCCTACGACGCCTCCGACGACACCGCCCTGCTGGAGGGGCTGCGCCGGGAGGGCGCCGGATGGGCGGAGCCGGACGTCCGCCGGCTCGGACTGCTGGCCGGCGGCGCCGAGGCGCAGGAGTGGAGCGACCTGGCCAACCGGCACGAGCCCGTGCTGCGCGCCCACGACCGGTACGGCCACCGGGTGGACGAGGTGGAGTTCCACCCGAGCTGGCACGAGCTGATGCGGGTGGCCGTCGCCGAGGGCCAGGCGGGCGCGCCCTGGGCGGACGACCGGCCCGGCGCGCATGTCGCGCGATCGGCGGGCGGCCTGGTGTGGGGGCACACCGACGCCGGACACGGCTGCCCGACGTCGATGACGTACGCGGCGGTCCCCGCCCTGCGCCGCCAGCCGGAGCTCGCGAAGGTGTACGAGCCGCTGCTGACGAGCCGCGAGTACGACCCGGGGCTGCGGGTGCCGACGCAGAAGCGCGGGCTGCTGGCCGGCATGGGGATGACCGAGAAGCAGGGCGGCTCGGACGTCCGTACGAACACCACGGCGGCCTCGCCGACGGCGGAGCCCGGCGTGTACACCCTGCGGGGGCACAAGTGGTTCACGTCGGCGCCGATGTGCGACCTGTTCCTGGTGCTGGCGCAGGCGCCGGGCGGGCTGTCCTGTTTCCTGGTGCCGCGCGTACTGCCGGACGGCACCCGCAACACGTTCCGCATCCAGCGGCTCAAGGACAAGCTGGGCAATCGCTCCAACGCGTCCTCCGAGCCCGAGTTCGACGGGACCGTGGCCTGGCTGGTGGGGCCGGAGGGACAGGGGGTGAAGACCATCATCGAGATGGTCAACTGCACCCGGCTGGACTGCGTGATGATGTCGGCGGCGCTCATGCGCAAGACGCTCGTCGAGGCGGGTCATCACGTACGGCACCGGAGCGCGTTCGGCGCGCGGCTGCTGGACCAGCCGCTGATGCGGAACGTCCTGGCCGACCTGGCGCTGGAGTCGGAGGCGGCGACCACGCTGACCCTGCGGCTGGCCGGGGCGGCCGACCGTGCGGTGCGCGGAGACGCCGGTGAGCAGGCCTTCCGGCGGATCGCCACGGCCGTCGGCAAGTACTGGGTGACCAAGCGGGGTCCGGCCTTCACCGCGGAGGCGCTGGAGTGCCTGGGCGGGAACGGGTACGTGGAGGACTCCGGGATGCCCCGGCACTACCGCGAGGCGCCGCTGCTGTCGATCTGGGAGGGCTCGGGGAACGTCAACGCGCTCGACGTGCTGCGGGCGTTGACGCGCGAACCGGGGACGGCGGACGCCCTGTTCGGTGAACTCGCCCTGGCGCGGGGGGCGGACGCCCGGCTGGACGCGGCCGTCGCGCGGCTGCGCTCCGAGCTGGGCGCCGCGACCGCGTCGGGCGCCCGTCGGCTCGTGGAGCGGATGGCTCTCGTGCTCCAGGGCTCCCTGCTCGTCCGGCACGCCCCGTCCGCGGTCGCGGACGCCTTCTGCGCGACCCGGCTCGGCGGGGACTGGGGGTACGCCTTCGGCACACTGCCCGACGGGGCCGACATCGGCGGGATCCTGGAGAGGAGCCTTCCCGCCGGGAACTGA
- a CDS encoding Rv1733c family protein, protein MAFRGPKVWLWRWRRNPLRRRADAVEAWVVLGAWALTVLVGVLAGWGAAGSVEQGLARERVEWRPLQARLTEAAPGKAVARSGSTGADQVWAKVGWTGPDGSAHTGQVRAATGSPAGTPVTIWTDRQGRMVTQPATPAQARLRSTLVGGLAGVAAGALPFAGGRVLRGRLERRRIDQWDTDWARFDALRGRPMS, encoded by the coding sequence ATGGCGTTCCGTGGTCCGAAGGTGTGGCTGTGGCGCTGGCGGCGCAACCCGCTGAGGCGTCGCGCCGACGCGGTGGAGGCCTGGGTCGTGCTCGGTGCCTGGGCACTGACCGTCCTCGTCGGGGTTCTGGCGGGGTGGGGGGCCGCCGGGTCCGTCGAACAGGGCTTGGCCAGAGAACGCGTCGAGTGGCGTCCGCTCCAGGCCCGCCTGACCGAGGCGGCGCCGGGCAAGGCCGTCGCGCGGTCCGGCTCCACCGGCGCCGACCAGGTCTGGGCGAAGGTCGGCTGGACCGGCCCGGACGGCTCCGCGCACACCGGTCAGGTCAGGGCCGCGACCGGCAGCCCCGCCGGCACCCCGGTCACGATCTGGACGGACCGCCAGGGCCGCATGGTCACCCAGCCCGCCACCCCCGCCCAGGCCCGCCTGCGCTCCACCCTGGTCGGCGGTCTGGCCGGCGTGGCCGCGGGGGCGCTGCCGTTCGCGGGCGGCCGTGTCCTGCGCGGCCGTCTGGAACGCCGCCGCATCGACCAGTGGGACACCGACTGGGCCCGCTTCGACGCCCTCCGCGGCCGCCCGATGAGCTGA
- a CDS encoding FAD-dependent oxidoreductase: MLRVAVVGSGPSGVYTAQSLVQQDPEVLVDVLDRLPCPYGLVRYGVAPDHEKIKSLQGNLRTVLEHERVRFLGGVEVGAGGVPVARLRELYHAVVYCVGAAADRRLGIPGEDLPGSWSATEFVSWYSAHPDAVGEDFLRGVRAAVVIGVGNVAVDVTRILARGSAELSPTDMPQAALAALDASGVTEIHTVGRRGPSQARFTTKELRELGALPGTDVRVDEAELALDPGYGDPSGLPAAQRRNVEVLRGWTALPPRDARRRIRLRFFLRPVELLAVGGRVGAVRFERTAPDGRGGVSGTGRYEDVEAQLVLRSVGYRGVPLDGLPFDAARGTVPHTAGRVMRAGGVARGEYVAGWIKRGPTGVIGTNRPCAKETVTSLLEDAPVLAGASVPEDVLPLLRAAGAEPVGWEGWRAIERAEAELGASLGRGVVKLPDWAALRAAVARAEITDEYTRRQHLGNQHSV, from the coding sequence GTGCTGCGTGTCGCCGTCGTAGGCTCCGGGCCGAGCGGGGTCTACACCGCCCAGAGCCTCGTCCAGCAGGATCCCGAGGTGCTCGTCGACGTCCTGGACCGGCTGCCGTGCCCGTACGGCCTGGTGCGGTACGGCGTCGCCCCGGACCACGAGAAGATCAAGTCGCTCCAGGGGAACCTGCGCACGGTGCTGGAGCACGAGCGGGTGCGCTTCCTCGGCGGGGTCGAGGTCGGCGCGGGCGGGGTGCCGGTCGCCCGGCTGCGCGAGCTGTACCACGCGGTGGTGTACTGCGTGGGCGCGGCGGCCGACCGCCGGCTGGGCATTCCGGGCGAGGACCTGCCGGGCAGTTGGTCGGCCACGGAGTTCGTCTCCTGGTACAGCGCGCATCCGGACGCCGTCGGCGAGGACTTTCTGCGGGGCGTCCGCGCGGCCGTCGTGATCGGCGTGGGGAACGTGGCGGTGGACGTCACCCGGATCCTGGCACGTGGTTCGGCCGAGCTGAGCCCCACCGACATGCCCCAGGCGGCGCTGGCCGCGCTGGACGCGAGCGGGGTCACGGAGATCCACACGGTGGGCAGGCGCGGCCCCTCCCAGGCCCGCTTCACCACCAAGGAGCTGCGGGAACTCGGCGCGCTGCCCGGCACGGACGTGCGCGTGGACGAGGCGGAACTGGCGCTCGACCCGGGCTACGGCGATCCCTCCGGGCTGCCGGCGGCCCAGCGCCGCAATGTGGAGGTGCTGCGCGGCTGGACGGCCCTGCCGCCGCGGGACGCACGACGGCGGATCCGGCTCCGGTTCTTCCTGCGGCCCGTGGAACTGCTCGCCGTCGGGGGGCGGGTGGGCGCGGTGCGGTTCGAGCGGACCGCACCCGACGGCCGGGGCGGGGTGAGCGGCACGGGCCGTTACGAGGACGTCGAGGCACAGCTCGTGCTGCGGTCGGTGGGGTATCGCGGGGTACCGCTGGACGGGCTGCCGTTCGACGCCGCGCGGGGCACGGTGCCGCACACCGCCGGACGGGTGATGCGCGCGGGCGGGGTGGCGCGGGGCGAGTACGTGGCGGGCTGGATCAAGCGGGGGCCCACCGGCGTGATCGGCACCAACCGGCCGTGCGCGAAGGAGACGGTGACCTCGCTGCTGGAGGACGCCCCCGTGCTCGCGGGCGCGTCGGTGCCGGAGGATGTGCTGCCGCTGCTGCGGGCCGCCGGGGCGGAGCCCGTCGGCTGGGAGGGGTGGCGGGCGATCGAGCGGGCCGAGGCGGAGCTCGGGGCCTCGCTGGGGCGGGGCGTGGTGAAGCTGCCGGACTGGGCGGCGTTGCGGGCGGCCGTCGCCCGGGCAGAGATCACCGACGAGTACACGCGGCGGCAACACCTCGGAAATCAACATTCTGTTTAA
- a CDS encoding PaaX family transcriptional regulator C-terminal domain-containing protein: MRMNVSAEPGGVDLRPLSARSVVLSLLLGAHPPELPARDLVRGVEPFGVGGSTVRAALSRMVAAGDLRRTDAVYRLSDRLLERQRRQDDAVAPDTRAWDGDWEMAVITATGRGPAERAELRTRLSALRLAELREGVWLRPANLGRPWPEDLDQVLRRFTTRPADPARDLAASLWPLDAWAGTARALLAHVERSPAPADLFTVLAAVVRHLLADPVLPPALLPADWPGPALRTAYEHHRRTLADMALGPVRART; the protein is encoded by the coding sequence ATGCGGATGAACGTCTCGGCGGAGCCCGGCGGGGTCGACCTGCGGCCCCTGTCCGCGCGGTCGGTGGTGCTGAGCCTGCTGCTGGGGGCACACCCGCCCGAGTTGCCGGCGCGGGACCTGGTGCGCGGAGTGGAGCCCTTCGGGGTGGGCGGGTCGACCGTGCGGGCCGCGCTGAGCAGGATGGTGGCCGCCGGTGATCTGCGGCGCACGGACGCCGTCTACCGGCTCAGCGACCGGCTGCTGGAGCGGCAGCGCCGGCAGGACGACGCCGTCGCGCCCGACACGCGCGCGTGGGACGGCGACTGGGAGATGGCCGTGATCACCGCGACCGGCCGCGGCCCCGCCGAACGCGCCGAACTGCGCACCCGGCTGTCCGCCCTCCGGCTCGCCGAACTGCGTGAGGGCGTCTGGCTGCGCCCCGCCAACCTGGGCCGACCCTGGCCCGAGGACCTCGACCAGGTGCTCCGGCGCTTCACGACCCGGCCCGCGGACCCCGCCCGCGACCTCGCCGCGAGCCTGTGGCCGCTCGACGCCTGGGCCGGCACCGCGCGGGCCCTGCTGGCCCATGTGGAGCGCTCACCCGCGCCCGCCGACCTGTTCACCGTCCTCGCCGCCGTCGTACGGCATCTGCTGGCCGACCCGGTCCTGCCGCCCGCGCTGCTGCCCGCCGACTGGCCGGGCCCGGCGCTGCGCACCGCGTACGAGCACCACCGGCGCACCCTCGCCGACATGGCGCTGGGGCCCGTCCGGGCCCGGACATAG
- a CDS encoding WD40/YVTN/BNR-like repeat-containing protein, producing the protein MAGCRLAGVRDNEVEDTAEESGMTEVLLAVGTRKGLFIGRRRGSTWEFDTSPYFNAQAIYSVAIDTRGERPRLLAGGDSAHWGPSVFHSDDLGRTWTEPATPAVRFPQDTEASLERVWQLHPAAAEPDVVYAGTEPAALYRSEDRGETFELVRPLWEHPTRSKWVPGGGGEGLHTVLTDRRDPDAVTVAVSTAGVFRSTDGGVSWEPSNSGVSAVFLPDPHPEFGQCVHKIAQDAATPDRLYLQNHWGVYRSDDTGRNWTDIGAGLPSTFGFAVAAHPTRGDTAYVFPINADADRVPAGHRCRVFRTTDAGAGWEPLTAGLPQDDHYGTVLRDALCTDDADPAGVYFGNRNGEVFASADDGDSWRQLASHLPDVLCVRAAVVG; encoded by the coding sequence GTGGCGGGGTGCAGACTGGCCGGTGTCCGGGACAACGAGGTCGAGGACACAGCGGAGGAGAGCGGCATGACCGAGGTACTGCTCGCCGTGGGCACGCGCAAAGGCCTGTTCATCGGGCGTCGGCGCGGCAGCACATGGGAGTTCGACACATCCCCCTACTTCAACGCACAGGCGATCTACTCGGTCGCCATCGACACCCGGGGCGAGCGGCCGAGGCTGCTGGCCGGCGGTGACAGCGCGCACTGGGGCCCGTCGGTGTTCCACTCCGACGACCTCGGCCGCACCTGGACCGAACCGGCCACACCCGCCGTCAGGTTCCCGCAGGACACGGAGGCGTCGCTGGAGCGGGTGTGGCAGCTCCACCCGGCGGCGGCCGAGCCCGACGTGGTCTACGCGGGGACGGAACCGGCGGCGCTGTACCGCTCGGAGGACCGCGGGGAGACCTTCGAGCTGGTCCGCCCGCTGTGGGAGCACCCGACGCGCTCGAAGTGGGTGCCGGGCGGCGGCGGAGAGGGCCTGCACACCGTTCTGACCGACCGGCGCGACCCCGACGCGGTGACGGTGGCGGTGTCGACGGCCGGGGTGTTCCGCAGCACCGACGGCGGGGTGAGCTGGGAGCCCTCCAACTCCGGTGTCTCCGCGGTGTTCCTGCCGGACCCGCACCCGGAGTTCGGCCAGTGCGTGCACAAGATCGCCCAGGACGCGGCCACCCCGGACCGGCTCTATCTGCAGAACCACTGGGGGGTGTACCGCAGCGACGACACCGGACGGAACTGGACTGACATCGGCGCGGGCCTGCCCTCCACCTTCGGTTTCGCGGTCGCCGCCCATCCCACGCGCGGGGACACGGCGTACGTCTTCCCGATCAACGCCGACGCGGACCGGGTGCCCGCCGGGCACCGGTGCAGGGTGTTCCGCACGACGGACGCGGGCGCCGGCTGGGAGCCGCTGACGGCGGGTCTGCCGCAGGACGACCACTACGGCACGGTGCTGCGCGACGCGCTGTGCACGGACGACGCGGATCCGGCGGGCGTGTACTTCGGCAACCGCAACGGCGAGGTGTTCGCCTCGGCCGACGACGGCGACAGCTGGCGGCAGTTGGCCTCCCATCTGCCGGACGTGCTGTGTGTGCGGGCAGCGGTCGTCGGATGA
- a CDS encoding nucleobase:cation symporter-2 family protein yields MASTAPVHPVDEVPPVRQLAAFGIQHVLAMYAGAVAVPLIVGGAMKLSPADLAYLITADLLVCGIATLIQCVGFWRFGVRLPIMQGCTFAAVSPMVLIGTTGGGLPAIYGSVIVAGLAIVLLAPVFGRLLRFFPPLVTGTVILVIGLSLLPVAGNWAAGGAGSKDFGEQKNLALAAFVLAVVLVVQRFGPAFLSRIAVLIGIVVGLVVAVPFGFTDFGGVRDADWLGISTPFHFGAPAFEASAIVSMLVVALVTMTETTGDLIAVGEMTGRRVEARSLADGLRADGLSTVLGGVFNTFPYTAYAQNVGLVGMTRVRSRWVVATAGGILVLLGLLPKLGAVVAAVPAPVLGGAGLVMFGTVAASGLRTLARVDFEDNHNLTVVAVSVAIGMLPVGVPTIYEKFPDWFQTVMNSGISAGCVTAIVLNLVFNHLPAQGGSAPEAATPPAGGGESRGEAA; encoded by the coding sequence ATGGCCTCGACCGCACCCGTGCATCCCGTCGACGAGGTGCCCCCCGTACGGCAGCTGGCCGCGTTCGGGATCCAGCATGTGCTCGCGATGTACGCCGGCGCGGTGGCCGTGCCGCTCATCGTGGGCGGCGCGATGAAGCTGTCGCCCGCCGACCTGGCGTATCTGATCACGGCCGATCTGCTGGTGTGCGGGATCGCCACGCTGATCCAGTGCGTGGGGTTCTGGCGTTTCGGGGTAAGGCTGCCCATCATGCAGGGCTGTACGTTCGCGGCCGTGTCGCCGATGGTGCTGATCGGGACGACGGGCGGCGGACTGCCCGCGATCTACGGGTCGGTGATCGTCGCGGGGCTCGCGATCGTGCTGCTGGCCCCGGTGTTCGGCCGGCTGCTGCGGTTCTTCCCGCCCCTCGTCACCGGCACGGTGATCCTGGTCATCGGTCTCTCGCTGCTGCCCGTCGCCGGCAACTGGGCGGCGGGCGGCGCCGGTTCAAAGGACTTCGGGGAGCAGAAGAACCTCGCGCTGGCCGCGTTCGTGCTCGCCGTGGTGCTGGTCGTGCAGCGGTTCGGACCCGCGTTCCTGAGCCGGATCGCGGTACTGATCGGCATCGTCGTGGGGCTCGTGGTCGCGGTGCCGTTCGGGTTCACCGACTTCGGCGGGGTCCGGGACGCCGACTGGCTGGGGATCAGCACCCCGTTCCACTTCGGGGCGCCCGCCTTCGAGGCCTCGGCGATCGTGTCGATGCTGGTCGTGGCACTGGTGACGATGACGGAGACGACCGGTGACCTGATCGCGGTCGGCGAGATGACCGGCCGCAGGGTCGAGGCCCGCTCGCTGGCCGACGGTCTGCGCGCGGACGGCCTCTCGACGGTCCTGGGCGGCGTCTTCAACACCTTCCCCTACACGGCGTACGCGCAGAACGTCGGCCTGGTCGGCATGACCCGGGTGCGCAGCCGCTGGGTGGTGGCCACCGCCGGCGGCATCCTCGTGCTGCTCGGTCTGCTGCCCAAGCTCGGCGCGGTGGTGGCGGCCGTCCCGGCGCCGGTCCTCGGCGGAGCCGGTCTGGTGATGTTCGGAACGGTCGCCGCGAGCGGTCTGCGGACCCTGGCCCGGGTGGACTTCGAGGACAACCACAACCTCACCGTGGTGGCCGTGTCGGTGGCGATCGGCATGCTGCCGGTCGGGGTGCCGACCATCTACGAGAAGTTCCCCGACTGGTTCCAGACGGTGATGAACAGCGGGATCAGCGCGGGCTGTGTGACGGCGATCGTGCTCAACCTGGTCTTCAACCACCTTCCCGCGCAGGGCGGTTCGGCACCGGAGGCGGCGACACCCCCGGCCGGCGGTGGGGAGTCCCGGGGTGAGGCGGCGTAG
- a CDS encoding pectate lyase family protein, translating to MHTSPPRTQAQRFALVAAAAALAATAVLTLPQSAGAADTSPVGFGAGTTGGGSASAVTVSTLDAFKAAVTGSAAKVVKVNGLITLGGQVDIGSNTTLLGVGSSSGFTGGGLRLKKVTNVVVRNLNISKPLKPADGIEVQASTKVWIDHNSFSADRDHDKDHYDGLLDVNHASDYVTVSWNTFKDHFKGSLVGHSDNNASEDTGHLRVTYHHNLFSNVYSRIPSLRFGTGHFYDNYVVGAETAVHSRMGAQMLVENNVFRSTLVAVTTSRDSDVDGYANLTGNDLGGAAIEISQVGTFTRPPYSYTAEPASSVAASVTSGAGAGKL from the coding sequence ATGCACACGAGCCCCCCGCGTACACAGGCGCAAAGGTTCGCTCTCGTCGCGGCGGCCGCCGCTCTCGCCGCGACGGCGGTCCTCACCCTCCCCCAGTCGGCCGGGGCCGCCGACACCTCGCCGGTCGGGTTCGGCGCCGGGACGACCGGCGGCGGAAGCGCCTCGGCGGTCACCGTCTCGACACTCGACGCCTTCAAGGCCGCGGTCACCGGGAGCGCCGCGAAGGTCGTGAAGGTCAACGGCCTGATCACCCTGGGCGGTCAGGTCGACATCGGCTCCAACACCACGCTTCTGGGCGTCGGTTCGTCATCGGGATTCACCGGGGGCGGGCTGCGGCTGAAGAAGGTGACGAACGTCGTCGTCCGCAATCTGAACATCAGCAAGCCGCTCAAGCCGGCCGACGGCATCGAGGTCCAGGCCTCGACCAAGGTGTGGATCGACCACAACTCCTTCTCGGCGGACCGCGATCACGACAAGGACCACTACGACGGCCTGCTGGACGTCAACCACGCCTCGGACTACGTGACGGTGTCCTGGAACACCTTCAAGGACCACTTCAAGGGCTCGCTCGTCGGCCACAGCGACAACAACGCCTCCGAGGACACCGGCCACTTGAGGGTGACGTACCACCACAACCTGTTCAGCAACGTGTACTCGCGCATCCCCAGTCTGCGGTTCGGCACCGGGCACTTCTACGACAACTACGTCGTCGGCGCCGAGACGGCCGTCCACTCGCGCATGGGCGCCCAGATGCTGGTCGAGAACAACGTCTTCCGCTCGACCCTGGTCGCCGTGACCACCAGCCGCGACAGCGACGTGGACGGCTACGCCAACCTCACCGGCAACGACCTCGGCGGAGCCGCGATCGAGATCTCGCAGGTGGGGACGTTCACCAGGCCGCCCTACAGCTACACCGCCGAGCCCGCCTCGTCCGTCGCCGCCTCGGTGACGTCCGGCGCGGGCGCCGGAAAACTCTGA
- a CDS encoding uracil-DNA glycosylase: protein MAPRPLHEIVEAGWAKALEPVAGRIAEMGDFLRAEIAAGRTYLPAGQNVLRAFQQPFDDVRVLIVGQDPYPTPGHAVGLSFSVAADVRPLPGSLINIYRELNTDLGLPQPSNGDLTPWTRQGVLLLNRALTTAPRKPGAHRDKGWEAVTEQAIRALAARGKPLVSILWGRDARNLRPLLGDLPAVESAHPSPMSADRGFFGSRPFSRANDLLVRQGGQPVDWQLA from the coding sequence GTGGCACCACGACCTTTGCATGAAATCGTCGAAGCGGGCTGGGCGAAGGCCCTGGAACCGGTGGCGGGACGGATCGCCGAGATGGGCGACTTCCTGCGCGCGGAGATCGCCGCGGGACGCACCTATCTCCCGGCCGGACAGAACGTTCTCCGGGCCTTCCAGCAGCCCTTCGACGACGTCCGGGTCCTGATCGTCGGACAGGATCCCTACCCCACCCCGGGACACGCGGTGGGGCTGTCCTTCTCGGTCGCCGCGGACGTACGCCCGCTCCCCGGCAGCCTGATCAACATCTACCGGGAGCTGAACACCGACCTCGGCCTGCCCCAGCCCTCCAACGGCGATCTGACGCCGTGGACGCGGCAGGGCGTGCTGCTGCTGAACAGAGCCCTCACCACGGCCCCCCGCAAGCCCGGCGCGCACCGCGACAAGGGCTGGGAGGCGGTCACCGAGCAGGCGATACGGGCGCTGGCGGCGCGCGGCAAGCCGCTGGTGTCCATCCTGTGGGGACGGGACGCCCGCAATCTGCGTCCGCTGCTGGGCGATCTGCCCGCGGTGGAGTCCGCTCACCCCTCCCCCATGTCGGCGGACCGGGGCTTCTTCGGCTCGCGGCCGTTCAGCCGGGCCAACGACCTGCTGGTCCGGCAGGGAGGTCAGCCGGTCGACTGGCAACTGGCGTGA